A genome region from Yoonia vestfoldensis includes the following:
- a CDS encoding DUF3768 domain-containing protein encodes MPEVNASKIAALNDQARRTFTGCRTVITLGVQALDDLSGLLDKVRRFDAFTPDNDPYGEHDFGSFIHGGQTIFWKFDYYDLDITMHSPDPSDLTVTARVLTIMLADEY; translated from the coding sequence ATGCCTGAGGTCAATGCGAGCAAAATAGCAGCACTTAATGATCAAGCACGGCGCACCTTTACAGGATGCCGGACTGTCATCACCCTAGGTGTGCAGGCATTAGACGATCTATCAGGCCTTTTGGATAAAGTTCGTCGCTTTGATGCATTTACGCCTGACAATGACCCATACGGTGAGCACGACTTTGGGTCATTTATCCATGGCGGCCAAACTATTTTTTGGAAGTTTGACTACTACGACTTGGACATCACCATGCATTCGCCAGACCCAAGCGATCTCACCGTGACCGCACGTGTGCTGACCATCATGCTAGCAGATGAGTATTGA